One Staphylococcus ratti DNA segment encodes these proteins:
- a CDS encoding phage head morphogenesis protein: MTERKITNQNDVDKIIERLIAQSEKELEVLFARSLKEIKQTLSDMYAKYESDDPHVTWTEFNKYNRLNKQLARIADMMTNDYREVAKAIKKTQQNVYIEQYMMSLYLYEMASQTSMEFDVPTPAVINKAIEQPIEFIKLVPTLQKHRNEILKRIRIHITQGVMSGEGYSKTAKAISDDIGMSKAQALRVARTETGRALSQANLDSAHIAQDNGFKMMKRWFATKDAKTRDTHRHLDGKSIPLNENFKSSGCVGQAPKLFVGVASAKENINCRCKLLHYIDEEDLPGVMRVRNDDGMTEVVPSMTYSDWEKMKRKGGE, encoded by the coding sequence ATGACAGAGCGCAAAATAACCAATCAGAATGATGTTGATAAGATTATTGAGCGCTTAATAGCTCAATCCGAAAAAGAGTTAGAGGTGTTGTTTGCTAGGTCATTAAAAGAGATTAAGCAAACACTTTCTGATATGTATGCTAAGTACGAATCGGACGACCCTCACGTCACGTGGACAGAGTTTAACAAATACAATCGTTTGAATAAGCAGTTAGCGCGTATAGCAGACATGATGACCAACGATTATAGAGAAGTAGCCAAAGCGATTAAAAAGACGCAACAGAACGTGTATATAGAGCAATATATGATGAGCTTGTATCTGTACGAAATGGCTAGTCAAACATCTATGGAATTCGACGTCCCTACACCAGCAGTGATTAATAAAGCGATTGAACAACCTATTGAATTTATTAAGTTAGTGCCCACATTGCAGAAACATCGCAATGAAATTTTAAAACGTATTCGTATACACATCACTCAAGGCGTTATGTCAGGCGAGGGTTATTCAAAGACTGCCAAAGCTATTAGTGATGACATAGGCATGAGTAAGGCGCAGGCGTTGCGTGTGGCTCGAACTGAAACAGGTAGGGCATTGTCGCAAGCTAACCTCGATAGCGCTCACATAGCGCAAGATAACGGCTTTAAAATGATGAAACGATGGTTTGCTACTAAGGACGCGAAAACACGTGATACACATCGCCATTTGGACGGTAAGAGCATTCCGTTAAACGAGAACTTTAAATCCAGTGGTTGTGTAGGACAAGCACCTAAGTTATTTGTGGGTGTAGCAAGTGCTAAAGAGAACATTAACTGTCGTTGCAAGCTACTACACTACATTGATGAAGAGGATTTGCCAGGTGTTATGCGTGTGAGGAATGATGATGGCATGACAGAAGTCGTTCCATCCATGACCTACAGTGATTGGGAGAAGATGAAACGAAAAGGTGGTGAATAA
- a CDS encoding phage portal protein, protein MIKIYWPNEVPYHERVVKQIKPKFETQEEMIIRLINDHKPKIEKIVMGDRYYNHDPDVLHLPPKLDNKGVVDPFKPDWRMYTNYHQNLVDQKVAYAVANPVTFGTDDDKSLTTIQKVLNHKWDDKLVDILTAASNKGIEWLQPYIDENGEFKTFRVPAEQAIPIWTNKERDTLKAFIRYYELDGAERVEYWTDTDVTYYEYQEGQLIPDFYHGDDHVQSHYYVGNKRVSWGRVPFIPFKNNPQEVSDLFMYKTIIDAMDKRLSDTQNTFDESTELIYVLKGYEGQNLDEFMRNLKYYKAINVDGDGSGVDTIQIEVPVQSSKEYLDMLRDYIIEFGQGVDFQQDKFGNSPSGIALKFMYSNLDLKANKLKNKTLTALQELLQYIIDFYKLNIKVQDVEITFNFNVMVNELEQSQIGVQSQYLSKETVVTNHPWVSDPVAELERIEQDNIEFNTQVEGDANDRAQNNQSE, encoded by the coding sequence GATTAAAATATATTGGCCAAACGAAGTGCCCTATCACGAGAGAGTGGTTAAGCAGATTAAACCCAAATTCGAGACGCAAGAAGAAATGATTATCCGTTTGATAAATGACCATAAGCCGAAGATAGAGAAAATCGTGATGGGCGACAGATACTATAATCATGACCCTGATGTGCTACATCTTCCGCCTAAGTTGGATAACAAGGGTGTGGTAGACCCATTCAAACCTGATTGGAGAATGTACACTAACTACCATCAAAACTTAGTGGACCAAAAAGTAGCTTATGCGGTTGCCAACCCTGTTACTTTTGGTACTGATGACGATAAGTCATTAACGACCATTCAAAAAGTGCTTAATCATAAATGGGATGATAAGTTGGTCGACATTCTGACTGCAGCAAGTAATAAAGGTATTGAGTGGCTGCAACCCTATATCGATGAGAATGGAGAATTTAAAACATTCCGTGTACCTGCAGAACAAGCAATACCTATTTGGACGAATAAAGAGCGTGACACGTTAAAAGCGTTTATTAGGTATTACGAGTTGGACGGGGCAGAAAGAGTTGAGTATTGGACAGATACGGACGTTACTTACTACGAATATCAAGAGGGGCAATTGATACCTGATTTTTATCATGGAGATGACCATGTTCAATCACATTATTACGTTGGTAATAAGCGTGTGAGTTGGGGGCGTGTTCCATTTATACCGTTTAAAAACAACCCTCAAGAAGTTAGCGACCTGTTTATGTATAAAACAATCATTGACGCTATGGACAAGCGCCTGTCTGATACGCAAAACACTTTTGATGAATCAACTGAATTGATTTACGTATTAAAAGGATATGAGGGGCAGAACTTAGATGAGTTTATGCGTAACCTCAAATACTACAAAGCGATTAATGTAGATGGCGACGGAAGCGGTGTTGACACAATTCAAATAGAAGTACCAGTGCAGTCGTCTAAAGAATATTTGGACATGCTACGCGACTATATAATCGAGTTTGGTCAAGGTGTGGACTTCCAACAAGATAAATTCGGCAACAGTCCGTCGGGTATCGCATTGAAGTTTATGTATAGCAACTTAGACTTGAAAGCTAACAAATTAAAAAACAAAACACTTACTGCGTTGCAGGAGTTGCTACAGTACATCATAGATTTCTACAAGTTGAATATTAAAGTGCAAGATGTAGAAATCACATTCAACTTTAACGTCATGGTCAATGAGTTGGAACAATCACAAATCGGTGTGCAATCGCAATACCTATCTAAAGAAACTGTTGTTACTAATCACCCGTGGGTTAGTGACCCTGTGGCAGAACTTGAGCGCATTGAACAAGACAATATCGAATTTAACACTCAAGTAGAGGGTGACGCTAATGACAGAGCGCAAAATAACCAATCAGAATGA